From the Cydia pomonella isolate Wapato2018A chromosome 11, ilCydPomo1, whole genome shotgun sequence genome, one window contains:
- the LOC133522932 gene encoding glutamate receptor ionotropic, kainate 2-like isoform X2, whose amino-acid sequence MLRHQGINYVTVITILLSAGYSEAAFRNLESLKTPINIGAILPPNTITEVAFASALARASMESEHYLFIMKVEYVPNEDSFAAAKAACKLIATGVIAIFGPTDATSASVVEAQCRAARIPHIQAVWRPPPIRGYQQPTPPGINLYPEAVALSKAVAHFIKDSDWNSYTLLYDDDYGLIRLQEILKYADPEHKWSARRLVPGEDNRPLLKSLKLAGESRVILDCPPHRVMDYLRQANEVQFFQDYMSYVLMSLDAHTLDLEELRYGLSNVTCLRIFAHEDSRTRSYLADWKVRASPEVKIPKDTQDITVEVALASDAARLITDAVESAPEEFKVEAQELECNSESQWEIGEEFINHILTNPIVGITDQIMLDNTTGERINFNVEIMELSNSGFNSIAKWNPDTGFVYVRSQDEVSDLLAEKWQNKTFRVVSRIGAPYLVEKVPEEGEELTGNDRYEGYSKDLIHEILKETLHLNYVIEIVPGNLYGSYHKDTRKWDGLVGHLLERKADLAICDLTITYERRSAVDFTTPFMTLGISILYSKPIPPPPELFGFLKPFSVDVWIYMAGSFLMVSLLLHILARLAPNDWENPHPCDKSPEELENIWHIKNSAWLTMGSIMTQGSDILPKGYSTRWVCGMWWFFALIMCSSYTANLAAFLTNAAMDDSIKSAEDLAAQSKIKYGTVNGGSTYSFFKRSNFSTYAKMWTAMESARPSVFVPNNDVGVERVLKGKREYAFLMESTAIEYQLERNCELMQVGGLLDSKGYGIAMPFFSSYRTAVDNAVLKLAESGRLVELKNRWWKAPEENACVSEEAGEEGTSAAELGVDNVGGVFIVLGTGCGIAAAMGIFEFLWHVKDVAIEQKMTQTEAFWAELIFALSFWETEKPVAHSRPSSSASSSDSDNRSRASSVLRSAADLFHLGVFK is encoded by the exons ATGTTACGGCACCAGG GAATAAATTACGTGACAGTTATAACAATTCTGCTTTCTGCCGGCTACAGTGAGGCTGCATTCAGAAACTTGGAATCTCTTAAGACTCCGATAAATATTG GTGCCATATTGCCACCAAACACGATTACTGAGGTGGCATTTGCTTCCGCTCTGGCCCGCGCTTCTATGGAGAGTGAACATTACCTGTTTATAATGAAAGTGGAATATGTCCCCAATGAGGACAGTTTTGCTGCAGCGAAAGCAG ccTGCAAGCTAATAGCGACGGGAGTGATTGCAATATTCGGCCCCACTGATGCCACTTCAGCATCCGTTGTGGAGGCACAGTGCAGAGCTGCTAGAATTCCTCACATACAG GCTGTGTGGCGTCCGCCGCCCATTCGAGGCTACCAGCAACCGACACCGCCTGGTATCAATTTATATCCTGAGGCAGTGGCTCTGTCGAAGGCTGTCGCGCATTTTATCAAGGACAGCGATTGGAACTCCTACACGTTGCTTTACGACGATGATTACG GTCTAATAAGGCTGCAAGAAATCCTCAAATACGCCGACCCGGAACACAAATGGTCGGCCAGGAGACTAGTGCCTGGCGAAGACAATCGGCCTTTGCTGAAATCGTTGAAGTTGGCCGGTGAAAGCAGGGTCATCCTAGACTGCCCCCCTCACAGGGTAATGGATTATCTGCGCCAAGCGAACGAGGTGCAGTTCTTTCAAGACTATATG agCTACGTTCTTATGTCACTAGACGCGCACACGTTGGATTTAGAAGAACTGCGTTACGGTTTGTCGAACGTGACCTGCCTGCGAATATTCGCTCATGAGGATTCAAGGACGCGCTCGTATTTAGCTGATTGGAAAGTTAGAGCCTCACCCGAAGTGAAGATACCGAAAGATACACAGGACATTACA GTTGAAGTGGCATTAGCCAGCGACGCCGCAAGACTGATTACAGATGCAGTGGAAAGCGCTCCAGAGGAATTTAAAGTTGAAGCGCAGGAACTTGAATGCAACTCCGAAAGTCAGTGGGAGATCGGGGAAGAATTCATCAATCACATATTAACG AACCCGATAGTAGGGATAACTGACCAGATAATGTTGGACAATACAACGGGTGAACGTATTAATTTCAACGTGGAAATAATGGAATTATCAAACAGCGGGTTTAACAGCATTGCGAAATGGAATCCAGATACCGGTTTTGTGTACGTGCGATCGCAGGACGAAGTTTCTGATCTACTTGCGGAAAAATggcaaaataaaacttttcgGGTCGTGTCCCGAATCGGAGCCCCCTATCTTGTGGAAAAGGTTCCTGAAGAAGGCGAAGAGCTAACAGGAAACGACCGCTACGAAGGTTATTCAAAAGACTTGATACACGAAATCCTCAAAGAAACGCTCCATTTAAATTATGTGATTGAGATCGTACCAGGAAATTTATACGGTTCTTACCATAAAGATACCAGGAAATGGGACGGGCTTGTCGGCCATCTTTTAGAAAGG aaaGCCGACTTAGCAATATGCGACCTAACGATAACCTACGAGCGGCGTTCGGCGGTTGACTTCACCACCCCCTTCATGACCCTGGGCATCAGTATTCTGTATTCTAAACCTATTCCTCCGCCGCCAGAACTTTTTGGCTTTCTGAAGCCGTTCTCAGTCGATGTCTGGATTTATATGGCTGGTTCTTTTCTTATGGTGTCTCTGCTTTTACACATTTTAGCAAG GCTAGCACCGAATGATTGGGAAAATCCACATCCCTGTGATAAGTCGCCCGAAGAGCTCGAAAATATATGGCATATTAAAAACTCTGCTTGGCTCACCATGGGGTCTATTATGACTCAAGGCTCCGACATTTTGCCAAA GGGTTACTCCACCCGCTGGGTGTGCGGAATGTGGTGGTTCTTCGCACTCATCATGTGTTCGTCATACACGGCTAACTTGGCTGCCTTCTTGACCAACGCGGCTATGGACGATTCCATCAAAAGCGCGGAAGACTTGGCGGCGCAGTCTAAGATCAAGTATGGGACAGTTAATGGTGGTTCAACTTACTCGTTCTTCAAG CGATCTAACTTTTCTACATATGCAAAAATGTGGACAGCAATGGAATCCGCGAGACCATCGGTTTTTGTGCCGAACAACGATGTAGGTGTCGAAAG ggTGCTTAAAGGCAAAAGGGAGTATGCATTTCTGATGGAGTCCACGGCCATTGAGTACCAGCTGGAGCGAAATTGCGAGTTAATGCAAGTGGGCGGCTTGCTCGACTCGAAGGGATATGGTATCGCTATGCCTTTTT tttcctCCTATCGCACTGCTGTAGACAATGCTGTTTTGAAATTAGCCGAAAGTGGGAGACTAGTGGAACTTAAAAATCGATGGTGGAAAGCACCGGAGGAAAACGCATGtgtt TCAGAGGAAGCAGGCGAAGAAGGGACGAGCGCAGCAGAACTGGGTGTGGACAATGTTGGTGGAGTGTTCATAGTGTTGGGGACTGGTTGTGGGATAGCAGCCGCTATGGGCATATTCGAGTTCCTATGGCATGTCAAGGATGTCGCTATAGAACAAAAG ATGACACAGACTGAAGCATTTTGGGCGGAGCTCATCTTTGCGCTCAGTTTCTGG
- the LOC133522932 gene encoding glutamate receptor ionotropic, kainate 2-like isoform X1, with amino-acid sequence MYIYQNTLQICAPATARWKWFNLIWNMIVNIALINGINYVTVITILLSAGYSEAAFRNLESLKTPINIGAILPPNTITEVAFASALARASMESEHYLFIMKVEYVPNEDSFAAAKAACKLIATGVIAIFGPTDATSASVVEAQCRAARIPHIQAVWRPPPIRGYQQPTPPGINLYPEAVALSKAVAHFIKDSDWNSYTLLYDDDYGLIRLQEILKYADPEHKWSARRLVPGEDNRPLLKSLKLAGESRVILDCPPHRVMDYLRQANEVQFFQDYMSYVLMSLDAHTLDLEELRYGLSNVTCLRIFAHEDSRTRSYLADWKVRASPEVKIPKDTQDITVEVALASDAARLITDAVESAPEEFKVEAQELECNSESQWEIGEEFINHILTNPIVGITDQIMLDNTTGERINFNVEIMELSNSGFNSIAKWNPDTGFVYVRSQDEVSDLLAEKWQNKTFRVVSRIGAPYLVEKVPEEGEELTGNDRYEGYSKDLIHEILKETLHLNYVIEIVPGNLYGSYHKDTRKWDGLVGHLLERKADLAICDLTITYERRSAVDFTTPFMTLGISILYSKPIPPPPELFGFLKPFSVDVWIYMAGSFLMVSLLLHILARLAPNDWENPHPCDKSPEELENIWHIKNSAWLTMGSIMTQGSDILPKGYSTRWVCGMWWFFALIMCSSYTANLAAFLTNAAMDDSIKSAEDLAAQSKIKYGTVNGGSTYSFFKRSNFSTYAKMWTAMESARPSVFVPNNDVGVERVLKGKREYAFLMESTAIEYQLERNCELMQVGGLLDSKGYGIAMPFFSSYRTAVDNAVLKLAESGRLVELKNRWWKAPEENACVSEEAGEEGTSAAELGVDNVGGVFIVLGTGCGIAAAMGIFEFLWHVKDVAIEQKMTQTEAFWAELIFALSFWETEKPVAHSRPSSSASSSDSDNRSRASSVLRSAADLFHLGVFK; translated from the exons GAATAAATTACGTGACAGTTATAACAATTCTGCTTTCTGCCGGCTACAGTGAGGCTGCATTCAGAAACTTGGAATCTCTTAAGACTCCGATAAATATTG GTGCCATATTGCCACCAAACACGATTACTGAGGTGGCATTTGCTTCCGCTCTGGCCCGCGCTTCTATGGAGAGTGAACATTACCTGTTTATAATGAAAGTGGAATATGTCCCCAATGAGGACAGTTTTGCTGCAGCGAAAGCAG ccTGCAAGCTAATAGCGACGGGAGTGATTGCAATATTCGGCCCCACTGATGCCACTTCAGCATCCGTTGTGGAGGCACAGTGCAGAGCTGCTAGAATTCCTCACATACAG GCTGTGTGGCGTCCGCCGCCCATTCGAGGCTACCAGCAACCGACACCGCCTGGTATCAATTTATATCCTGAGGCAGTGGCTCTGTCGAAGGCTGTCGCGCATTTTATCAAGGACAGCGATTGGAACTCCTACACGTTGCTTTACGACGATGATTACG GTCTAATAAGGCTGCAAGAAATCCTCAAATACGCCGACCCGGAACACAAATGGTCGGCCAGGAGACTAGTGCCTGGCGAAGACAATCGGCCTTTGCTGAAATCGTTGAAGTTGGCCGGTGAAAGCAGGGTCATCCTAGACTGCCCCCCTCACAGGGTAATGGATTATCTGCGCCAAGCGAACGAGGTGCAGTTCTTTCAAGACTATATG agCTACGTTCTTATGTCACTAGACGCGCACACGTTGGATTTAGAAGAACTGCGTTACGGTTTGTCGAACGTGACCTGCCTGCGAATATTCGCTCATGAGGATTCAAGGACGCGCTCGTATTTAGCTGATTGGAAAGTTAGAGCCTCACCCGAAGTGAAGATACCGAAAGATACACAGGACATTACA GTTGAAGTGGCATTAGCCAGCGACGCCGCAAGACTGATTACAGATGCAGTGGAAAGCGCTCCAGAGGAATTTAAAGTTGAAGCGCAGGAACTTGAATGCAACTCCGAAAGTCAGTGGGAGATCGGGGAAGAATTCATCAATCACATATTAACG AACCCGATAGTAGGGATAACTGACCAGATAATGTTGGACAATACAACGGGTGAACGTATTAATTTCAACGTGGAAATAATGGAATTATCAAACAGCGGGTTTAACAGCATTGCGAAATGGAATCCAGATACCGGTTTTGTGTACGTGCGATCGCAGGACGAAGTTTCTGATCTACTTGCGGAAAAATggcaaaataaaacttttcgGGTCGTGTCCCGAATCGGAGCCCCCTATCTTGTGGAAAAGGTTCCTGAAGAAGGCGAAGAGCTAACAGGAAACGACCGCTACGAAGGTTATTCAAAAGACTTGATACACGAAATCCTCAAAGAAACGCTCCATTTAAATTATGTGATTGAGATCGTACCAGGAAATTTATACGGTTCTTACCATAAAGATACCAGGAAATGGGACGGGCTTGTCGGCCATCTTTTAGAAAGG aaaGCCGACTTAGCAATATGCGACCTAACGATAACCTACGAGCGGCGTTCGGCGGTTGACTTCACCACCCCCTTCATGACCCTGGGCATCAGTATTCTGTATTCTAAACCTATTCCTCCGCCGCCAGAACTTTTTGGCTTTCTGAAGCCGTTCTCAGTCGATGTCTGGATTTATATGGCTGGTTCTTTTCTTATGGTGTCTCTGCTTTTACACATTTTAGCAAG GCTAGCACCGAATGATTGGGAAAATCCACATCCCTGTGATAAGTCGCCCGAAGAGCTCGAAAATATATGGCATATTAAAAACTCTGCTTGGCTCACCATGGGGTCTATTATGACTCAAGGCTCCGACATTTTGCCAAA GGGTTACTCCACCCGCTGGGTGTGCGGAATGTGGTGGTTCTTCGCACTCATCATGTGTTCGTCATACACGGCTAACTTGGCTGCCTTCTTGACCAACGCGGCTATGGACGATTCCATCAAAAGCGCGGAAGACTTGGCGGCGCAGTCTAAGATCAAGTATGGGACAGTTAATGGTGGTTCAACTTACTCGTTCTTCAAG CGATCTAACTTTTCTACATATGCAAAAATGTGGACAGCAATGGAATCCGCGAGACCATCGGTTTTTGTGCCGAACAACGATGTAGGTGTCGAAAG ggTGCTTAAAGGCAAAAGGGAGTATGCATTTCTGATGGAGTCCACGGCCATTGAGTACCAGCTGGAGCGAAATTGCGAGTTAATGCAAGTGGGCGGCTTGCTCGACTCGAAGGGATATGGTATCGCTATGCCTTTTT tttcctCCTATCGCACTGCTGTAGACAATGCTGTTTTGAAATTAGCCGAAAGTGGGAGACTAGTGGAACTTAAAAATCGATGGTGGAAAGCACCGGAGGAAAACGCATGtgtt TCAGAGGAAGCAGGCGAAGAAGGGACGAGCGCAGCAGAACTGGGTGTGGACAATGTTGGTGGAGTGTTCATAGTGTTGGGGACTGGTTGTGGGATAGCAGCCGCTATGGGCATATTCGAGTTCCTATGGCATGTCAAGGATGTCGCTATAGAACAAAAG ATGACACAGACTGAAGCATTTTGGGCGGAGCTCATCTTTGCGCTCAGTTTCTGG